The Drosophila innubila isolate TH190305 chromosome 2L unlocalized genomic scaffold, UK_Dinn_1.0 4_B_2L, whole genome shotgun sequence genome segment tgtttaaatttttaacctATTTAAGAGCTGACTGTATTGAATTCTTGACTTtaagaaaaagtcaaatttaattaatatactttaaagaaacccatttaagctttattaacaattcaatcatttttaatgataGATAAATGCATTTGTTTGTTACAGCTGCAGCCGAAAACTCCATCAAAAGTGACATCAAAATGTGCTGTAGAGTTTTACAACTTTGTGCTCAACATGTGGCAACTCTGGAGAATGTAGagaatgtggcaaatgtggcaCGCACTGCCAGTTGATTATAAGTGTACTTAGAAAGTGCAGGACATAAACTTGTATAATATCATGGCGATTGCATTTCAGATTCAAGCAACATAGAAATGCacaacgtggcgtatacgcGATCTGATCAAATGAACCAACTTCAAGCGACGAGCGACGTTTTGGGGCTGAGTGaagcgaatgcgaatgcgaatgccgTTGACACGAGGACGTGACGTGAACGTGGATTCAGTTTAGTTCAGTGAAGAAGGAACTCGACAAAAAGGTGCTGCACGTgccacagacagagacagagagacagagacagagacaaaggTGCCACACACAAATGCAGATGCACTTGCATCACAATCAGCATCAGAATCAGCATCAGACAAATGCGCATTCATTtcgcattttccattttcatttaaatgcacGCAAATTCGTCGAGGCAGCTGTCGAGCAAAAAACCAAATCCGAAAccgaacaaaaaaataaagaaaataaataaataaactgttgTAAATTTATctgataaatatttcaaatcaaatcaaaatctacattggaaaacatttttattttcaatgcgGTTTATGATAATTACTCATTTCAACTTTGCAATTGTCCAaagtttatcattttttattttgttagcgTCAATTTCAGTTAAAgttaatgaaaattgaaataataaaagagtTAAAGAGTatgctgaaaataaaatactctaaaatatataataaatgaacttaagataaatacataaataaataattaacatattataagactacataaatttattaacttatttattataaatatatttaatgtcaagTAAATTATCAATATCTAAATTAatgatataaattaaaatttttaaattaacagaaactatattaaaaaacaattatataaaataaaaacttaaatacaataatcaaATATCAAATACTTGAAGTTAAATAGTCTAGGgtgcttaaaaattattaaatgaaccTATATTTGTTGCATAGGTTCAGATCAGGTCAATAGATATTTGTAAGTAGTAGtattgttttctatttaaaaattgccacattaaattttattcaaaactgTTTCTAACTCATGACTAAAAAtagttgttttttataaaatttagaacTGAGCATATTAGATAAATTCTTCTCTTTATGAGTAACAAATGTCATGTCTTTCATGTAATACATAATTTCAGTGAGAGTATGACagaaataattgtatttatgtatgaacCTGGAATACCATTAATAAATACTACGTTGGTTTCAAATGAAACccacataattaattaattgtagtgccaacattattataatttgcattcatatattttattcaaacgGCCCTacaagtgggcgtggcaatggGGTTGCTTAGTTTATTTTCAGTTGCTGTTATGTGACGTTTTTATTACACAATAAAATCATCTATctaagtgtgagtgtgtgtgtagtttgtttgtttgtgtaaaaCTTTTCGCTAAGAGTTTattccctctttctctcttcttctctctcattctctctctctctctctttctctctgtccctcTGTCTGTTTTTCTTGTCGCTGGAAGCGTCACATCCATCAAATGTCAAACGACAAATCCATTTCGCGTCTGTTAGTTTCGGATTatgcaaaaaacaacaataacaacagcaacaacaacaacaaattgagaCTTGCACATTTAGTTCAATTCAGTTGCCTGACTGCCAAATTGCtgtgcaaataaatgaattgaattgttATTTGCCGTTCgtgttatttgaaaattgcattgtATGACATTTTGAATACTTACCCCTCTGCCTCTCCCCCTTCCCCATTCAACATAGGACAGCTGGAAAGATATGTCacttaattatatgtatatacatatatgtgctATTGATGTCGTtccttaaaatatatgaataaattattctTGCTGCTCTTAAGCAGACTAAACTCTATTTTGAATATTAGTTTCAAACATTATCAtcactttaaaattgtcaGTTGAATACAAgtacaattaaaatgaattaaattgatgataagttaaagattttggttttaaaaacgTTTAATTGtatgcatttaataaaatatacattaaacatctgaattttcaattatatttaatgataactaaaatatatcatttgttatttataattttttggccTAAACTAATAGGTagatctaaaatattttatcgtCAACATGTAAACACATTTTATGGATTTTccttttaatttgcaatcataaaaataaataaaataaattttaaaatattacgtCAAGTATACGAACTGTTggttaaataaactaattcataacttttaaacaatgctttaatattttaagtgagcaaaaattttgtttttaatatttttgtatattttataaattccatgagtatatctttatatatatgttcttgatcagtatcaacaTCTATTTCTTGGGAAGTATTATCGACGtcatgtatattttatatatgttatgtatTATGGAATTGAATGTCGAGAGAAATGTGGACTAGTGCCAagttttaatgaatatatatacgagtGTGAGTAAATATATACGATAGTCTTTAAAGAATTCACTTTTTCACCTCTTTCAGATTTCGACTCAGTTAGTCTACTCGGGAGTTCAGTAAAGATCGGTCACAATATGTtgattaaaacattttatctattttgtataataaatgtattatatacATTCTCGTACGCAATTCACGTTTCGGAATATAACGAGTCTTCTTTAATTCTTTCAATGAGTTCCCAGTTATCCACATTAAGGTGAGATttatataactaaaattatctCAAGCTGGTCTATATAAAATCTGTGAGAAATATTAAGAACATCATATGTGAAAGCTGGTCAAAAAAAGTGTTAGAATAACTCGATTGTAATACTTATAcccatataatattatttctattgtACACATGTTAAGCTTTAATTATCTAGTTCAATTCATGGGCCAAGTCGATATTCAACTGTGCCATAAAATATGAGCAAAGACAGAAAATAATGGATGACCAGTTCCTACATAAGTCTTATcaatttatgtgtttttgACACATCTGGTGTCTATAGTTTCTATCCACGATCCTAAATATATAGCATCGGTCTCAGACCACCGTGTTTAATGATCTTAGCATCCAAGTATCTGCTTATGACGGCTTCTCAGCTAATGTTGATCATTACGTGAATCGAACTGTTCCACATTTGGCTCATCTGATTATAATAAGTAACGCCAAACATTGTCAGGTTCATTTCGAAATTTTGTGTATGTCGCAAAGCAatttttgcaatcaaataaaatgtttaattaaagcttttcttattatttcgcACAcgtctatatataaatacagaatatttcatatatatattcatatatttctTAGAACGGAGGTGGAAAAACTTATGAAAGATGGAGTTGATAAGGAGTTGGCTATAAAATCTCTCGGATTGGAGTTGGAAGGACAGAGGAAATGTGACGCTGATAAGGAAACGATTAATCATCTTCTTAAAGCGGAGGTGGAACGACAGGGAAAGTTGATAGATGAACTTGCTAAGGATCGCCAAGAAAAGTTAATTGATGGACTTGTTAAGTTGACAGACATTGAAGTTCTTAAAAAGGGGCAGGATCGACTGAAGAAAGAAGCAGATGATAACGAGTCGGAAATACAATCACTCAGAGTGGATCTGGAATCGACTAATCAACTACTCAGAGCAGAGGTGGAACGACAGGGAAAGTTGATAGAAGAACTTATTATTAAATCGAATAATCAAGAAAAGGGGTTTAACCCACACAATTGTACCGAGGCCAAGACAAGTGGGATATATAACATAGTTCTTCCCAACTTTAGTAGTCAACCATTTAAAGTTGCCTGTGACGCGGGAACTCGGGGAGGGGGATGGACCATCATCTTGAGGCGGATGGACGGCAGTGTCGAATTTCATCGTAGCTGGACTGAATACAAAAATGGATTTGGAGAGCTGAGTGGAGAGTTCTTCTTGGGACTGGACAAAATCCATGCAATCACGGCAGAGCGGAGACAGGAATTACTAATACTTCTTGAGGACTTTGAAGGAGATGAGAGATTTGAGACATACGATGAATTTGAAATCGGTGACGAGGATCAACAATATGTCTTACACACTCTGGGCATAGCCAATGGAACTGCTGGTGATTCCTTTTCAGAACATAAAGGTTcgaaattttcaacatttgaCCGGGATAATGATCCCCATCCATCGACACACTGCGCCGAAAAATACAATGGTGCCTGGTGGTATCCTAAAGGTTGTCACGCATGGtatgaataaatttcaattttttattaaagatttgATTATTAACTTGAATTCTTACAGCAAGTTGACCGGCAGATATAAGGACAACACAGTTGGCAAAGGCATCAATTGGAGCAATTTTCATGGTTACGATTACTCACTCAAGAAAGCCGTAATGATGATACGCCCAAAGAAAGTGATATAAAAAGCTGTTTcaacatcaaaattaaatgcctTGTGAGATGTGTTATTcgaatatgcaaattaaatttaaataaagttaattgaCGTTCTGCTTTCATCTCATTCTTTTTCTTGCACTCTTTTTTTGCTACTCTTTCTCACTATGTTTTCCTCTcgctttctttctctcttattTCTAGTGTGTATGTTTTTCTTATGTTCATATGCAGTACATTTAGTACATTTATGTTTGTGAGTGCAATCCAAAGCTTCAGTTTTCTTACTTGCTTTTATAATAGCTCCATAATGTATAAATTAACCAGCTGCAAATTGTGGTTGGATTACTTAAAAGctcatataaatttaaatttgctatTCTATACTATTctatattaaactaaaaacacttaaattaataacttaaattaatttattttagctaagttttatttatattgaaaagattttccaaactaaattaaattgcaactcaacttattaaatgtaaattattaaattaaacttgcaAATTGCTTTACTGGAAATTGAAAGTTTCTGCCATCGCTTcgatatttgattaaataatcCTTAAATCAATCAGCTAAGCTGTCACTGTGTCCTGCCCAATTGCTTGTGCTGTTTTAACCCAATTTATTTCAAGCACTACAAATACAATTCTCAATGTGTGCAATTTGTAAGTGGTCggcaaattgttttaatgGCGAATGTTtcgcaattaaatatttaaaatgtacactCATATTTTGCTgtgccaatttcaatttcttttcctttttttaggacatatttctatttgtgttttatttctgTCGTTACTGCGGCTGCGAATCAAATTGAGGCTACCAACTGTcagtaatttgcatatttaagctGAAAATTGCTATtcacccactcacacacacacacacacacacagtaacTCTATCAAATGCTGCCGAGTGATTGAAGGCAGCTTGTTAAGAGCAGGAGGGACAATCGAAGCTAGAGGGAGGTAgaaaggcagagagagagagagaggaggggTACAAGGATTGCTTTGCAAATTCATAGAactcaaaattgatttattatgcTGTAATTGTTTTGGCCCAGTTTAAGCCCTGCATACACAATGAATTCGAGCAGCCGCATAAATGGTTCACTTAATGACTGCAACCGCTTAGACCAGACAGCCAGGGAGGGCGGTGGGCGTGGTCACCCTCAATAAATTTGGGTTAATAATAAGATATTTGACTGACGAGCATTAAAATAAGTGGCCCTCCAATTGGCAACAGAAAAGcgtaaacaacaaaagtacaatttaaatagGCCAGAAGTTGAATTACAACAGTCGAAAAGTGTCACAAAAATCGAAGAATTATATCAATTGGAAAAAATTAGTGGGTTTTTGAAAGTCTGCTTAAAATGAGACAGCTTACAAggtatacataattttttaaagctaaattaAAGCAATCTTTACAAATGAAGCATTGctgaatattaataaaactaaaagatAATGACACTTGCTGAAAGTGACACACAAATCAAAGTTTAGTAACAAAAAACgcaacacaaaataaatagctgaataagtaaataaatgtaaatacaaatacaaaaactttaACATTAAATGAATATCACGTATTTTTTAAGACAATTGTTTTCGAAAGCAATCCAAGAAAATTTTACTGTTCCTCAAACTTCAATTTATCGAAAATGTTTTTAGAGTCACAATAACCccgttaatttaattttgcttaaaattttaagaaaataataaatttattaatattataaagtaaataaagtttttttgcgGCTATACCGTTAAAAagtgaatttaatttcttttagtcaatttaaaattttattataaattgcaaCTAACATTTAAACACTTGAAATCAACTGAAAAATTGTACAACTCTGTTTATAAATGCATTACAGAATAAAGTTGAGCAGTAACTTTCTTAAAGTGTACACCTGCAGatgctaaatttaattagtatgcttgaaagcttaaagcttttaaTGAGGTTTAATCAGCTAGTGATAGGCAATTGCCTCGATCTATCGTTGTTATATTATGCAAAGGCAAAGTTCAGTCCTTATTTTAAGGCACTCGGCAAAGTCAGCAAATCCCTCATGAGGTTTTTCTGCAACTGCTAAATGGCTAACAATTATGCACAGACAACGGGAATTTCAATGATTTCATTGTGCTGtaatttatgataaaattAGGGGAGGGGAAGATATAGAGGGATGATTGCGTGtgatagtgtgtgtgtgtgtgtgtgtgtgaaaagttGGTAGACTGCtggctaaaaataaacatgaaaataaagttttatatttattatgggGATTGTTCCATGTAGTTCTGCAAATAAGCGTCGCTTTAGAGTCTTCTTCTTTCCTGTGTTGATTCCATGGCAACATTAAATTTGGCATTCAACTTCCAATGAACAATGTTGAAGCAGTTTGCCTCAGTTCTCCATCAACTTTTGGCtcattcaatttgcatttttcatttcgCTTTTATGGACAGTTTAAGCGGAAAGTGCAActaaaacagaaacaacaacaaaaacagaaacaacaagaaaaacaaaaaacatgacAAATTTCTCTTCTTTCCTCATCCTCTTTCTGCCATCGCGATGTCATTCAATCCGAGATCAATTGCtgtaaaaatgacaaaattatgCCGTCCCACAAACATAAAGGGAAGAGGCAGGAATAAAGGAAGGAATGGAGGGATGAAGGGGAGTTGAAGTGTGCGAATGTGGCCAAAAGCAGAGGGTCGAATCAAATTTGTAACAGCTCTGTAGCTTTGCTCGCTTTCAATTTGGCTTAATCTGTTTAAATGACCGTTGGCCAACAGTAAAACAGCTAAAAAttgaaaccaaaataaaacaaaattaccaAAAGCTGCAATTcgacaaattcaatttacacaGGAAAATTGCGGAAAACCCAACGAAAGTGTCAAAAACTAGCGATTTCCCTGTCTCTTTTTCCACTTCTATTATAGTTAGCTTTAAGCCAAGattctttaaattcaaattaacttAAAGAGAGGTCACATCAGTATTATTTGAAACACTTTATGAGGGTTACTTGTGTATTCTGTAAGTATTCGTCGTGCTGAGCAAaccaattgaaaattattgtataaGCTAAGGCTCAGACTTTGATCAATGTAGTATTCCGCACAACAGATAGCAGTAAATATACATAGTTTTGcaaaagctaaacaaaatttaaaatttataatatctgCAACATTAAATCTATCCAAATAAATATTCGAAGTATTTAACATAAAACTATAATGTGttagtaattaatttaacatactTTTACGTATACCTTAATCTTCATATACCCATACATGGCAATAGGAAAATGCATCCAATAGTTTTGGATGTACTCTTTCAAAGTTTCGTGTGCGTATTGAAATATCAAAAAgcaaatctaaaatatttataaccaTTTTATCGTTGATTTATTCCGACCATAAGCTTTAAACATTCGATTCGATCAATCGTGAAATTCAGACtgagttattttaaatataagagttaaattatttataattctaaaaacaatggtaaaaacataaataaaatatccgAATACTGACAGAAGAGTtgtagttttcaaattttcgcAGTATATGTAAAGAAGTGTATGTTTTCTATAAACTTTAAGGGAAATTAAAAGCGTTCAACTTCAAATGATTAAAGAgtgaatttaatatgaaatacctttaaatttttccGATTCGGCAGCTGTTGAGAGTCATGAACTGGTTCCATAATTCGATGCTGCAACATTACGTCACAGCGAAGACATTATCttatttaatcttattttatgttatgCCAGACGACAACTAAGTACCAAAAAGAAGctgcaattcaaatttatcTCTCACTCatcctctctctcgctctcgctctctgtctctttctctgttgctATCTTGCTTATATGCCTGAAATTAGGGCGCtcttaaagaaaaaactttgTTGGCCCTAATGGCTTCATAACATGCAACATAACAGGGCTATAAGCGTTGgatttgtgggcgtggcagctgttgttgttgttgttgttgttgcctgctaATATGCAACAATATATTATGCGAATGTCtctattctctctctctcttacttacttacttattTGCTGTCTCCGTTGCGCTTTTCGCCTTTGTTGACTTTTGGCGTCACCTGGCAAAatgtcaacaacaaaaacaagaaaaacaacaacgacagcaacagctgcttcCCACTATCAAGcgttaataaatgttatagttgtaattataataaaacttgacTTTAAGCgttcccacacacacacacacacactccaacTGCTAACGATCTAAAAGCTCATTGACAAAGATTTTCCTCATACTCCATAAGactgagagagagtgagagagaacgacggagggagagagagagagagagagagagagagagagagggaattGAAGTAAAGTGAAGCACATGTTATATATATCTCTGAGTGACTTCCCAACTGCACTTTAAGGCTATCAAGCTGCTGTATTTAATACTCTAGCAAAGTGTGCCGAAAGGGTATCATAACTTGTCCAACTAACGCAATTTATAGTGCCGTCTATATTCATATTGCTTAAGAGCCAAATGGGGCACTTCAACACCAATAAACACTCCAATAATGTGCAGAATGAGAATGGGAATATAAATGGGAATAGTGTAGACACATGCCGACAGGGAGTATGAATGAAGGGgttcaacaaaataatattccgaatacgaaaattggaaaaacaaaactagaaTGCATTAAATATGGAAAAGCaaagttttgcatttttgactacttgtttcaatggtagctatgtgatatagtaagccgattttaactgtaaggatgtataaagccaacttaaaagcatatttagTCAGTTTGGCTACGATATCTCATAGTAGAaaacgtttttcatactaagacttgattttcgtccgatcggtcGAGGGCAAGAGGCTTTAAACCTTATTCCAGAACTTCCTTGGAACTAACCAAGAAAAcaatagaataataaaaattcttaattatttgttttattgttataaaattttaaattctgatCCAATATTTATACCCCTTTAAAATTGAATCATACATCTGTTTGGGaggcaaataaattgcaagtcAATTACTACACTTAACAACTATGGAGTgattgctaaaattaaaaaaaaaaaaatgttgtaaatatagtatatatatttatatgaacaattttatatttacaaataaattttatcaaaacgaattaaatttatattgttatttgcATATTCATGATTCAGTTTCTTTTAATGATTAATAACCCACAAGATTAATCTATAAATTCACAGCTTTCATGATATATGAAAAATTGTTCAGTCTGAATTTCGCGATTGATCGAAACGAATGTTTGAATTTCGgagttgaaataaaaactgcaataaaatggatattaatatattgaatttaccttttgatattttaatactAATATGTGAACAACTTGAAACAATCAGTGATCAAAGAAACTTGGCTAGAACACATCCAAAACTATGggatgtttttgtttttgaacgAATTGATTCATTTGAAGGAACTAAGAATTGGTTTTTTGGAAGCCGATGATGTAATTGTTCTATCCACTTTACTTGGAAATCTACGTATTTTACGTATTGATTATACTGATACAAAGACTTTAATCCTGGTCTCTAAGCAATGTGCAAATCTGGAGAAATTGAAACTTGGAAACTatactaattttaatagatCCTTGTTTCCATATTTTCCGAAATTGATTAAACTGGCATGCTTTAAGACCCAATATGATTGCGACTTTGAATTGGACAGTCGATACAATGACCAGCTACAGGTTCTTGACATACCGAATTTAGTTCTGAAAGAAATATCAATTGCACGTTTAACCAAACTTCGAGCCCTCAAGCAGATCGCTTGTTTTCTACTTCGACAAAATACAATAAGGCtactaattaaaatgccattaGAACGAATTTATCTCACAGTCATA includes the following:
- the LOC117780247 gene encoding ficolin-1-like, with the translated sequence MSSQLSTLRTEVEKLMKDGVDKELAIKSLGLELEGQRKCDADKETINHLLKAEVERQGKLIDELAKDRQEKLIDGLVKLTDIEVLKKGQDRLKKEADDNESEIQSLRVDLESTNQLLRAEVERQGKLIEELIIKSNNQEKGFNPHNCTEAKTSGIYNIVLPNFSSQPFKVACDAGTRGGGWTIILRRMDGSVEFHRSWTEYKNGFGELSGEFFLGLDKIHAITAERRQELLILLEDFEGDERFETYDEFEIGDEDQQYVLHTLGIANGTAGDSFSEHKGSKFSTFDRDNDPHPSTHCAEKYNGAWWYPKGCHACKLTGRYKDNTVGKGINWSNFHGYDYSLKKAVMMIRPKKVI